AAATACCAGATTCATTATTTCTAGTCTCATGAATTACATTTTCCCGCAGGGCAAGGATTGTTCAGTTGATTAATCCTACTGGAATTTTAAGCACAGAAGTTTAGTTGAGAAAGGAGAGATAAATGACTGAAAGGAATCTTAGTTGTATATAGGTTCTCTCGTCTCATGGAAAATTATTAAAGCTGGACTTTATCTAAATAGAGTATTACTCTTGAGAGTCAGTTAACTCCATCTGGCTAGTGCTCAGGTTGACGTAGAAAGAGCAAAATTAACAACTGACAAGATTGTTTTCCTTTTCAGCTACATGCTGCACAGGGTCGATCTTTGGCTGCTGGATGCTTTTCTTAAACTAGACAAAGAGCCCTTTCTGTGGCTTGATTTATCCTAAACCTTGTGTCTGAAGGACATAGAGCTGTAGTATCCTCTGGAATTGTTTGTTCTCTATTCCCTCTAAGCTGTTACTCTTCTAAGATTTCTGCTAAATACACATGGGGTGGTCTCATTAGAAGTGCTCGTGACTGTTTTCTGATATCTACACATAATTATACTCACTTACTCTCAATAAGTACTGTTACTCTGGTTTCAGTACATGAACAAAAACATATGTGAAATTCATGGAAAGTTGATTAGATGACTAGCATATTACCTTTCGGTCTTTCATCCAGTGGTTTACTAGTTCTACGAAACACTAAAAACTTAAAGTTTCATAGTAGGGTGGTCAACATGTCTTGGATTTTTCATGAATTTGCTAGTTTAATGTCAAAAGTTTGCTTATGTTTCAGCTTAAGGAGCTTACTTCTGTGCAGTCATGAAATTGTTGGTCTCGTGACTGCAGTTGGCACTAGTGTCCATAGATTCAATGTTGGTGACCGAGTTGGAGTTGGAGTGATTGTAGGCTCCTGTCAAACGTGTGATATCTGTGAACAGAGCTTGGAAAGCTATTGTCTCAAAGTTATGTTCACCTACAACTCCACATACCATGACGGTACAAAGACATATGGTGGTTACTCCGATATGATAGTTGTTCATCAGCGCTTTGTTCTTGAATTTCCTGAAAATCTACCTTCTGATGCTGGAGCACCTTTATTATGTGCTGGAATCACTGTATACAGCCCAATGAAATACTATGGTATGACCGAGCCAGGCAAGCATTTGGGTGTTGCTGGATTGGGGGGGCttggtcatattgctgtgaagaTTGGAAAGGTCTTTGGGTTAAAAGTTACTGTCATCAGCACTTCTCCTAAGAAGGAAGATGAGGCCATCAAGAAGCTTGGTGCGGCTGCTTTCGTTTTAAGAAGTGATCCTACAAAAATGAAGGTAAgtgcaaaaataaataaaaaagagaatTTTAAAATCCAAAACAGGTGATGTTCTTAAGAAGATTAAGAAGGAGTTTAAGCATTGTGCATGTTAATTCACACCATTTAAGGCATTACAGGTTTCATTTAAATTCTTAACACCACATTGTAATTGCAACAAGAACTTGGAAAAATAGTTCTTGATGACTCAACTAGGAAAGATGCATTATTTAGACTGCAGTCCTCATGGTAAGGGTTGTTCTGCAAATAACTATGAATCGAATCTTCAATATCCATGTCGCTCAATTACAAGCTAGTTGGAGTTCGGTAAGTAGTAAACATTGTATATGGAGGAAATTTCCAACGTTAAAGCTAGTTTGCCTGTTACTGGTTTCCGTTTGTGTTGTAAGTTCGATTCTCATAATAAAACAGATGTGACATGGTAGTTACaactacaaatcttatttccaactACAAGATCCCTGGTGTTGTTTAAGTTGAACTTTTCTTTTGTCGCCTAAATCTTTGTTATTTTCAACGAATCACATGCATTTGAGTGGGGATAATTTTTTGACTTGTTCAAGGAAAGTGATGTAGCCGCTGTCAAGATCCTTTATAAAAATTATGATATAGCGGTTGTCCATGCAGGCTTTTGTAAATACTATGGATTACATTATTGACACCATTGTTGCGGTTCATCCATTGGCTCCGTTGCTCAGTTTGCTAGAGATGGATGGTAAACTTGTTACTGTTGGGTTGCCTGAAAAGCCACTGGAGCTTCCGATTTTCCCTTTAGTTTTGGGTAAGAGAGCCTGCTTTAGAACATCAAAATGTTGCTTTTATTTTTCAACCATTTTAACTGCATGATCATATTTACAAATTTGATTATTAATAGGTAGGAAGCTAGTTGGGGGAAGTGACATTGGAGGCATGAAAGAGACGCTAGAAATGTTAGACTTTTGTGCAAAGCACAACATTACTGCAGATATCGAGCTGATCCGAGTGGAGCAAATCAATACGGCCATGGAACGACTTGCAAAATCTAACGTTAAGTAGCGGTTTGTGATTGACATTGCAAACTCTATATCCTGCCCTGGTTGTTCAATGTAGTTGTTGTTTCTTCCTTCAATACCAGAAAAAATTCATATTCGAAAAATTGAGCAATGTATTTGTGATAAGTTGATATATGACTGATCAACTTGTGAGTTATGGAGTATTAATAAGACGAGAAATGTTTGAGCTTCTGTGTTTTTATTATTCATTGTCCATTAAGCTTTGTTATTGTTGGAAATTgaggttttgatgattaacaacgTGTAGCAGTATAAAATGGTTGTTGCATGTTAAAACCCTCGTACTAGTAATGGCTCTTGTACAAATGTTGGCCCTAAATCTCAGCAGGTTTAGGAGGATTCACTTTCGCGCATgttatttccttattttgtgGAAAGTGACATGGCAGCCTCCTAAATATGAGAGAATCATGGCAGATCTCTCTTGCTGGAGACAAGGTCAAGGATtgcaacgacccgaccggtcattttaaattCTAGCATTTcgtgatgtgatttgagacttcaagtggcttcatatggtgtattaggACTTGCGTGCATGactaattttgatttttgggTGGTTCGAGATGGATTTAATAGAAAGATTTTCAATATGGAagtcttaagttgaaagagttgatcaaggattgacttttaagtaaaAGACATTGTAATCGGGATTTGATGATtataataggttcgtatggtgactttagacttaggcatatgttcgaatttgtatttggatgttcctagaggattttggctttatttgtcgaaagttggcaactTAAAGAATTTGCGAGCTCATAgttttgatcgggagttgacctCGGTGTTATCAGACTCCTATTGTAGTTTTGAGATCTTGTATAGTTTTGTTTAGTTGATTGggacttgtgtgtaaagtttCATTGTGATCCAGAATATTCAAGTGTGATTCGGACATGTTCaacgaagtttgaaggtttgaaagttaagagaataattttgatcttcgattcttgattttgatgttatttatgatgtttcgagcctttggataagtttgaataatgtatttggacttgttgatatgattggaCAGGGATCCGGAGGCCTCAGGTGtaattcggggtggtttcggaccattttggtGATGTTTGAGTTACTGGTATTTAGCAGGTGACTGTGTTCTTCGCGGTCATGGTCAGTATGCAATGCGTTCACAAAGAGTATTTCTGGTATTGGTCTtgttgctcttcgcgttcgcatggaagtgtcgcattcgcgtagtaTTGTTCCAAGTGTATGGCGTTCGCGTGTGTCTGTCACGTTCGCGAATAGTTAGAGCTGGTAGGGGATTTtttgcctttgcgttcgcgaaggtgtagatcgcgttcgcgaaggagagggACTTTTCACTATGCAATGGCAAGGGCGAGGCCGCGATCACATAGGGTATTTTGTTCAGTGGCTtggtttgtgcttcgcgaacgtggagcAGTGGTCACGTAGCCAAGGGTACTGCCGGGCTGTGTATTTAAGATATTATTTCGGGATTTTGAGCTTATTTGTCATATTTTAAACCCTAAACTTGGAGAGGGGCAATTTCTTATGAAAATATTTACACAAAACTTTGGGATAAGTGATTTCTACTCACTTTTAGTATTACTTCAAGATTCTACATGAATTGTTAATACCCACAACATGGaattttgaggtgaaatttgggattttttctatactttaagagagtgtaatttgaggatttgagcatcaatttggacttggttttagaatctaatcatatatttggactcggcaGATCATGGGTCATCTGATTTTGGCATTGGTTTCGGGTTTCGGGCACGCGGGCCCGAGATTGACTTTTGGGGAATCCTTCAATGATCGAGGCTTTATTGATTTGGATTACTTCCTATGCAATTGGTTGACTTCCTTGATTAATggttggctagattcgagccggttAGAGGTATTTTCTTAAGGAaatgcgattttggagctttggaCAAGCCCATATGAGGTAaatgtcttgcctagctttggttgAGAGAATATTTCATAATAACTGGTATTGTTTGTCACATGCATGGgtgatgtatatgtgaggtgacaagcgtATATACATGTGGCATGAGTATGCATGCTCGGGGTAGGTTTTAGATTTACCTTATGCCTTTGTTTGCTTGTGTGTTCTACTAGATTCTATGTTTTACTCTATTATTTGATTACATGGGCACGATGAACTATGCTAGAGTTAATGTTGACGCTAATGGTACCGTATTTGGAGCATGATGAACTATTCTTGAGATTGTTGCCATAGATATTTTAGATGTAGTCACAgatatgttatgaacacatatccATACGTGTTATTCTTGTGTTATGCCTTAAATTGATGTATGACTATTTGAGTTTCTTTAACCACGTTAAAGACTATGAACCAACTTTTGATGCTTATTTGGGCGTGATGATTATTTGGGTGACGTACTACGTGTTGGGTCCTTGGTCATACGTACATATATGCATACATCCTACCTAGGAATCATCCCTTGTATACATGCATACACCCATGCATGGTTATTTCTTGGTCGACATACATTTTATATGCTTACCTCATATTCATATGCATACATCACCACATATGGTTATCAAATATGTACTGAGGTTATGGCACAAGATTTCTTCCACACGGACATCGGGATATTATATTGATTGGGaatgaggtttttgccgtgcggtgattgtgatgtgatattgattatggcacgtgagttgtccttgcagcacGTGAGCTATCCGTACGGCTGTTataattattggcacgtgagttgtccgagcggttgttatgattattggtatgtgagttatccgtgtagcactGAGTTATCCGTATggttatggcacgtgagttgtccgtgccgcaTGTGGATATGGATCTATCCTACTAGGGtcatcctctcatgtttctctcttgatggcgtacATGCGGGTTGTGAAAAACTGATGGGTTTCTGGTTGATTGATGATGCgtggggtataagggtggcattcttgaTTGATGATGTGTGAAGTATAAGCGTGACATTCTCAATTGATGATaagtggagtataagggtggcatcctTGATCCTACAAGTGCATTCTTTATGCTTGTCATATATTTTATATGTTCTTACATGTATTATCCATGCATGTCATCTACATTTACTAGTTGATTCATTTTATACTTTCAGGAGACTTGTTAGTGAGTTTTTGGACACTCAGTGACTGCCCGGTTGTTGTAGAAAGGGAGTTATCATCACACATTGATATGTTAGACTCATAAACATGGTATTTGGAAATTGATACGGTATTGGATCATTGTTATGTACAGATTTTACTTTCATGTATGAGTATTTGATCACACACACTACTTGGTGCATGTCTATTTATGTGCGGAGTTTGTGCAAGTTGTACTTGCTTGACCTGTTTAATCGACAAAGGTTGTTTATTGCCCCTACCCAGTTGTGCACCATATTATTGATATTCTTTATTCTGTGACTATCTTTTCTGGATAATTCTTTGTATTGTATATGTTATTGAGCTTCACAGGTTATTCAAAGTGAGTATCATTTGGACATAAAAACCTCGTTACTACTTTATCTAGTTTAGtcaggatacttattgagtacatggggtcggttgtactcatactacacttctgtaccttgtgtgcagatcttgaAGTTGAGCTGCTGTGGATGATGAAGGCTATAATTGAGGATGTAACTACATTCCAGATATAagctaccacttgttcttggtagtttagGATTTTTACTTCTGTTTATGTGtatttcaaatagatgttgtatttattctttGAACCAGCTTTATAAATCTAAATtctagtggctcatgacttgtactaccaatccttggggtaTTTGTATGAATATGCATcttgttatttattattattgatgagCTTTCATTTGAGTTGTATTATtcattgtttggcttacctagcaagttggggttaggtgccatcaccattaggtgagattttgggtcgtgacaaattggtagcagagctctagattcataggttctactaATTATGAACAaatgtctagtaaagtcttgcagatcggtatgattatgtccatacctatcttcgagaggctacagggcatctaggaAACTTTCCTTCTTTCTTTCCACATCGTGCGACTTTGTTTCAGCTCGAAGCCTATAATCTccaattttttctttttgattctTCAGCGATGTTGAGTACTTGGTATTTAGATGTGCACCAATGACTTGTGATGTTGCGGAGGGGATGCAAAGGGCTATGGATACTTGATCATCGTCTCTATGTGTTGTATGATCTTGAGATGTGGATATGTTTGCGATCTTCCAGTTGTTCATTTGAGGAATGAAGCGGAGTCTTATATCTGTTTGACAAGTGTAGACTCGGGAAGATTAATTGATTTCTTAGTGGTTGTGACCATGGTAGGGCCATAGGAAGATGTTGATTTGAGGTtggcaggtgggttatctcctgcaagGAGATCTGGGGTTGTGTGATTCGTATGAGACTTATATTCAGTAGAATGTATATACTACCATTTTGGAGCATTagaggaagttggcttgactgttgtgaggatgagtatgtaCTCGGCAGATAATCCTAGTGTATTTTGACTAGTGCTATGCGAGCTTATGAGGAGATCAACTGGATAGCAGTGTGAGGTCATGGCAAGTTAAGAAGGaagggtattgtgggttatcagaTGACGTGTTTGTGACTccaagccaagtgggggagtctaccatcGACGATCGGGTCATTTGGGCATGTGTTGTTATAGTTCCCGGATTTGGATTATAACAACCCGATCGGTTATTTTGAGTGTTAGCATTCCGTTTAGTGGTTTAAgattttgagtagcttcatatgatgtattacgacttgtgtgtatggttggaTTTGATATTCaggaagttcgggattgattcaGAAGAgtaattctcattttagaagctttaaattaGAATAGTAGACCAATATTTGACTTGTAAGTAAACGAGCTCGAAttcgtattttgatggttccaataggttcgtatggtaattttggacttaggtgtatgtccgaattcatatttggaggttcctaggatgatttggcttttttttttgtggaaagttggcaatgTGAAGGTTTAAAAATTTCATAGGTTTGACCATGCGTTGACTTTGTGGCTATCAGGTTTGGATTGTTATtccgggacttggaataggtctattttgtcatttgaaacttgtgtgaaaagtttggtttcattccgagttgatttagtatgaatcagatgcttggttgtgaATACTTGAAGTTCTTGAGTTTGAAGGTTGCGTGACGAATTTTGGTGTTTAATTTTcgagtttgatgttatttgtagcatttcgagcctttggataagtttgtattagGTATATGGACTTGatagtatgattggacggggtcccgagaggctcgggtgagtttcaaggtGGTTTCGGACCCTTTTTAACCCCGTTTAGCTGCTGGGTTTTGGCTACAAGGGTGTACATCACGATCACGGAGCTCTGGGCTGCATCGCTAAGAGTAAAATGCAATATTGGACCTGTGAATCGCGTTCGCAGAAGGAAGGTTCGCGTTCGCAAAAAAGAATTTTTTGTTGTCACTGAGCTTATTTCGGGAGCTTATATCCTACAATATATAAGTACCTTCAACgtgatctaaaaataaaagttgtatccctttgtgtctagtgttcagaaagtcaaactttttgtcatttggaattttgtacaaaaggttatgtcGGTTATACCACAGGCTATCTGGAATGAGTTTAGGAAGGTTTAATGGAGTTTGTTCATCGTGATCGCGAGGAATCATGGCCGCGGTCGCGAAGGGTAACACTGTGCTGGACATTTTTGGAATCGCAATCGCGAGGTTGGTGACCACGATTGCAAAGAAGGACGACTGGCAGTGCATTAATACATccaatttcgggattttgagttcattttcttcattttctgagttcttggagcacaagtaaggcgattttggaggagataaacacccaaatcttgagggtaagtaattttatctttgttttgattatatattttttttccaaggattattacacctaaattaaggatttgaagagaagaaattgggggatgttttggacttgaacttaagagaatgaattttgggattttgaatatgaaaatgaggtcggatttggatgaaacttatatggttagactcgtattcaaatgggttgtcggaatttTTGATACGGTTCCAAGGTGCAAGCCTGTGTTgacctttttggttgactttgagtatttgactaAAGATTTGGCCTttatcatttggatttgattcCTATGACATACTtttatatttttgagttgcttttggcaagtttcgagccgttcggaggtcaattTGTGCGGGATGGTACttctagagtattgatttggcttgcttgaggtaagtatcttacctaaacttggttgaggcactagttgcctgaattatttttGATAGCTACATTCTATGGGTGGTGCACATGTCACACCCCAACTTTAGAAGGTGCGACCGGCACACGATGCCCGAAAGCCCGTGCGAACCGACATCTAGACTGAGACCATATGACTTAGAATCTAGGCCAACGAGGCCTTCAAGTAACCATTTCAATGAACACACCAGCTATGGAAAAGACTCTAGAATAGATTTGATTACACATACACATAAATGTCCGTTTCCATCAGAGTCACAATCATATTTTATACATACCAACCACTAGCTTagtctgcaagcctctaagagtatcatAATATATGTACACAACTTGGTTGGGGATAGGGCCCCACCGTACCAAAAATAACTGGAACATGCACTTTGATAACTAGTGACCTCTGAACAGCTACTCCGAAGAAGTAGAGTGCACGACCAATCAGCTGGAACAAACACCCTACTGGGGAGGGACGTCACCGGGCCTATTTGTACCTGCGGGCATGAACGTAGTGCCCAAAGAcaaggacatcagtacgaaagatgtactgagtatgtaaaacAGATAACATGCACAGATCAACGACATAACATGAGAGATAGAATTACACAAACATGGCCTTGATACCGTACACAGGCCACCAGGGGCGTACACTGCTATAACCacgaaactgtcacgacccaaaatccaactagccgtgatgacacctaacccaatccgttaggtaagtcaattaccaactatccaatttcaacaataattattaaagcaatttaagggAATAAATGTCTTAATcgtgtacaatccccaagaactggtagtacaaatcatgagcttctaagaatagagtatacaaagcggaaatgaaataaatacatagtctgtttgaataatacataaacaaaacttttataaatctaaggctaccctgaacaagaggcagctacaacaggaacgcaggtacatcttcaagtcccacaaccatcgagcacagcaacaacaacatccaacatctgcacgcaatgtgcagaagtgtagtatcagtacaaccgaccccatgtactgattaagtaacaaacctagccgtaggttgaaagtagtgacgagcttccaccaaggtcaggtccataaccaatagttcacaacagtccataatagcataaagcaaataataccagaagtaactcagagataaaatgctcagccaaatcgtgatttcaaaaaataatacttcttcctttcaaatacattagtgaaaacccaaatcgtttgccgaagttgccaataatatgaatagtttgaaaacgataaatttctccaaaaatcttctcaataataaataatatgtttcattttcatttcggataacccgtgtaaaacaaatgcatcactatgcccatctgtcaaaaatgtgagaaatcatgaatgatgtgatgttgtacagcatgaaaaaaatacatctctatgcatgtatgtcatgtgtgcatgccaatgcgatgcaattcagtgataaaatcataaacagccccacAGGCataatatcactcatatacaacccctcgggcatacatcacaatcactcttgccactcgggcatacctcacaatcactcttgtcacttgggcatacctcacaatcactcatgcctcccagtcactgagcactcggcactcgcactcagtaggtacctgcgctcactagggtgtgtgtacagactccggaggggctccttcagaccaagcgctataatctccatggataactcacgtgctataataataaagtatgctataggcgggcagccccgatccacactcatcctcacaatcaggccctcggccgatatcaaacatgctgcggcgtgtagcccgatcccataaatatgtaacttgctgcggcgtgcagcccgatcccataaatatgcaacataaatcaggccctcggcctcactcagtcataaacctctcaagccactcgggcatctcagtaaaacagggcattcggcctaaaacatttatatgcatcaaaatagagtcataaaactgagttatgatatgcaatgaaatgaatatgactgagtatgaattttcaatttaacacaataattcacagcaatatgacctctgagggtcccaataatactggcacataacctcaacatgatttttaataagcttttcagctcaatttctttaacacataaaaccacatggaaaatgccaagattatttaactataaaattccacagaaataattatgtcataatcTCTATAGTGCAAGCCCACacatccgtcacctagcatgtgcgtcacctcccaacaattcacaaaacacatatattcagggttcatacctcaactccaagattagaagagttacttacttaCGAAACGTTGAAAATTCATCATTCAccatagaaccatcacccgattctaacacaaggttcataccttaacatagctCCCTTGCAATAGGTGtccccatccaaacgttggtccatattatataccccgagccaccctgctcaaaatcaataaccacggagaggcaattgacaaaaataccacacaaaacctgaaaggacataaccattacgctacgTTATCGATCATgtatacccaaatactcatcacactcaaattccgctataaatcttaaatagaaccgcaccatctgtgcacataaccaatgaatcataaCTCTTCGTAGCACAaatgagtaactcacagatcatttgagaacatgaataagttcaacatcaaccgaatgacacatccctcaagaatagcagtatggagccaacca
This sequence is a window from Nicotiana tomentosiformis chromosome 5, ASM39032v3, whole genome shotgun sequence. Protein-coding genes within it:
- the LOC104109871 gene encoding probable mannitol dehydrogenase isoform X3, with amino-acid sequence MAKAPENEHPQKAFGWAARDPSGILSPFDFSRRQNGDDNVTVKILYCGVCHSDLHCLKNIEWGFTNYPIIPRHEIVGLVTAVGTSVHRFNVGDRVGVGVIVGSCQTCDICEQSLESYCLKVMFTYNSTYHDGTKTYGGYSDMIVVHQRFVLEFPENLPSDAGAPLLCAGITVYSPMKYYGMTEPGKHLGVAGLGGLGHIAVKIGKVFGLKVTVISTSPKKEDEAIKKLGAAAFVLRSDPTKMKAFVNTMDYIIDTIVAVHPLAPLLSLLEMDGKLVTVGLPEKPLELPIFPLVLGRKLVGGSDIGGMKETLEMLDFCAKHNITADIELIRVEQINTAMERLAKSNVK